A DNA window from Capnocytophaga sp. ARDL2 contains the following coding sequences:
- a CDS encoding quinone-dependent dihydroorotate dehydrogenase, which produces MYKSFIQPILFSFDPEKVHHFTFSMIKFIHKIPGVKSIIKSIYQVNDPRLERELFGLKFKNPVGLAAGLDKDAKIFNELSNFGFGFIEIGTLTPKPQDGNPKKRLFRLREDSGIINRMGFNNQGVAVAVERLKKNQGVLIGGNIGKNKATDNDKAVEDYKICFYALYDYVDYFVVNVSSPNTPNLRELQDKEPLTELLSTLQSLNNEKPKAKPILLKIAPDLTDSQLLDIIDIVNDTKIAGVIATNTTISREGLRSENKKEVGGLSGKPLKNRSTEVIRFLAEKSNKSFSIIGVGGIHSAEDALEKLEAGADLVQIYTGFIYEGPRLIKKINQAILRK; this is translated from the coding sequence ATGTACAAATCATTCATTCAACCTATATTATTTTCATTTGACCCAGAAAAAGTGCATCATTTTACTTTTTCTATGATAAAATTTATCCATAAAATTCCAGGAGTAAAATCCATCATAAAATCTATTTATCAGGTAAATGATCCTCGATTGGAAAGAGAATTGTTTGGATTGAAATTTAAAAATCCAGTGGGATTGGCAGCAGGATTGGACAAAGATGCAAAGATTTTCAACGAATTGTCAAATTTTGGTTTTGGTTTTATCGAAATCGGTACGCTGACTCCCAAACCTCAAGACGGAAATCCAAAAAAAAGATTGTTTCGTTTGAGAGAAGACAGCGGAATCATCAATCGCATGGGATTTAACAACCAAGGAGTAGCGGTAGCCGTAGAGCGATTGAAGAAAAATCAAGGGGTGTTGATTGGTGGAAATATTGGTAAAAACAAAGCAACGGATAATGACAAAGCGGTGGAAGATTACAAAATTTGTTTCTATGCGTTGTATGATTATGTCGATTATTTTGTGGTAAATGTGAGTTCGCCAAATACGCCAAATCTTCGTGAATTGCAAGATAAAGAACCATTGACAGAGTTGTTATCAACCTTGCAATCGTTGAACAACGAAAAGCCCAAAGCAAAACCAATTTTGTTGAAAATAGCTCCAGATTTGACAGACAGTCAATTGTTGGATATTATTGACATTGTAAACGATACCAAAATTGCTGGGGTAATTGCTACCAACACAACGATTTCGAGAGAAGGGTTGCGTTCGGAAAACAAAAAAGAAGTAGGAGGATTGTCTGGAAAACCGTTGAAAAACCGTTCGACAGAAGTTATTCGTTTTTTGGCAGAAAAGAGCAACAAATCATTCTCAATTATTGGAGTAGGAGGAATACATTCAGCCGAAGATGCATTGGAAAAATTAGAAGCAGGAGCAGATTTGGTTCAGATTTATACAGGGTTTATCTATGAAGGACCAAGGTTGATAAAAAAAATTAATCAGGCGATTTTGAGAAAATAA